The DNA window CTCAATTTCAAACCCAAACCCAATAACAAGAACTAAACAATAACATATATCTTTCAAAACTTTGCTAAGTAGAACaactaaacaacaacaataacatcaacaactcaaaaacaataataaataacaacaacactAATATTCAATCTCATTCTAAACAACAACTAAAAAAACAATCTCTCAACAAAACTACACCAACATTAACAATAAACTTATAACATCAATCCCATTAAACCTATAACGTATTTAtctcaacaagaacaacaacatataacattAATCCCATTAAACCTATAATGTACTtatctcaacaaaaacaacaacatataacatcAACCTCagtttaaacaacaacaacacgatTAAGAAGATGGCACTAGCGTTCTTGAGGCCGAAAGGCATGGCATTATAGTAGTAGTTACCATGGTTCGACATGAAGGTTATTTTGGATGCGTCCAGGGAATCCATCTGATTTTGGTTGTACCCAGAGTATGCATCCATGAAGCTCAACATACGGTAGCCTAATGATCCGTCAATGTTTAGAAGAGGGTACTAATTTTTAGGGTAAGCGACGTTCAGATCGTTGAAATCTATGCATATGTGCCACCTGTTGTTAGCTTTCCGTACTAGAACCACGTTAGCCAGCCAGGTGAGATACTTCATTTCTGTGATGAACCTGGCGTGTGATAGCTTTTCCACCTCTTCATCAGTGGCAACCATCTTTTTCTCGCTAACTTTACGCTTCCTCTGCGCCACTGGTTTGGCGGAAGGATGGATGGCAAGGCAAAGACTCACCACTTTTGTATCTATTCATGACATGTCGGAGGGAGCCCAGGAAAATAAGTCGACATTCTTAATGAGTTAGTCGACTAGTTCTCGTTCCTCCTCTGCAGATAGGAATATACCTATCTTCGTCACCTGATGGGTGTGAGGACCTATATGAACCTCCTTCAAATATTTCGTGGAAGTGAGCTTTTTTGCTTCTGCTCCCAGTATGGGATTCCAGCACTCTATGTCACTATTTGGATTTTTGGAAGGGAGAACATCAATAAGGGTGAGCTCTTCTCAGATTGTCTTCAAGCTACTTATATAGCATTCACAACCCTCTTATTAGTTCCACATATTGTACCAACTTGCTCATCGGAGAGCGGATATTTTAAGGTCATGTACATAGTGGATATGAGTGCTCCTAGGGCATTGATAGTCGGCCTCCTAAGAACTACGATAAGACCTGCATTGTTGTACGAGCCTGAATGTTGGACGATTAAAAATTCATACGAGAATAAAGTAAGAGTAACAAAAATGATGATGTTGTGTTAGATGTGTGATAAGACTAGATATGATAAGATTAGATATGACAATATTAGAGAAAGTGTTGGAGTAACAACTATAGTAGAAAAGATGCTGGAAAATATTTAGGTGGTATTGACATATAGAGAGAAAATCGATTATTTGATAGGAAGAGTATATCAGAGGAAGAAGTGTCAAACAACTAGAGGTACAGAAAGACCTaaaaaaactataagagaagttataaAGAAAAACTTTGAAATTAACGATTTGAATAGAGACATGATCTGAAATAGAACAAAAACTAATCCAACTAGTTGACCCTATTTAGAGAAACTCTAGTGaaagttttttttctttgttcGGCAATGTAGAGTTGCAAAAAGTATAGGTTCGCTGTTGGAGAACAAAAATAATTTTGCCAGCTGGACCATTGCTTCATCAAACAATGTAGCTTTAAAccattttttacttaaaaaattcaTTAGTGCTGTTTTGATTTTATAACAAATTACAATGGttctatttttatataattttttctttaaaagtcatttacaaatattaaaatttcattttcattattttaattttattgcaattatatgaataaaatattaatatataaagtaaaaTTGTAAGACCTAATATGAGTTACTTAAAAGTTATACCATTGTAGTGAaaatttgttaaattaatttaaaataacatgTAATGAATCTCAAAAACTCAAAGATTAGTTGTACCATGGATGATGCTCTTTAAGGAATAAGGTTTAGCTGTTGCAAGAGTTTTTAGGTACCAATAGATTTTTACATATCATATCCTAAAAGCTCGGCTGATGCAAAGACTGATTTGATTGGGTACACTGATGTTGACTGGTGTGGTGTGGAGACAAAATGATGGAAAAACACATGTTATGGGTTTATGCTTGAAATGTCGCCAACTACTTGGTGCTTGAAAAAATGTAGCAGTATCCATATCCGAGAATGAATATGTAGTGGCACTTATGGCTAATATCATTAGTGGAAAAAGGTGAATCTAAGAGAAGTTAAACCATTAAAGCTCTGAACTGACAAGTCAACAATTGATCTAGCCAAACACTCTTGCACATAGAAGCGAGCACATTGAAACATATTTTCATTTCATATGATATATCAATTTGAACAGTTACAAATTAATGTTGGAACATTGCAGGTTTGAGGTGCAGCAGGTGACTCACATTAATAGAGAATGAGGAACAAGCTTAGAGTTCTATCTCTAACTAACATGAATTGGAGAATGTTTTGTAAATGTAATTCAAAGTGTTAGTcagaaaataaataattcaatttgATGGTTGTTATTAGCAACAACAAACACAAGCAATTCACCATAAACAGAAAAAGGTGTGTAACTTGCATATAAAACATTCAGTAAAAATTTGATTCTATCATTGTTTTCTCGTAACAAATACTCTAAATATCATATCAAAGTATATCACAGTGTGTTGCATGTGCGCATGACACAAACAAACTCGCATCATGTGTGaaacataaagaagaaaaaaatcaaaatgcttacagATATAACAAACTACAAGAGACTGAAATACCATTGTCCCTCTCTTATTTAACAATGACGCCTAAATCATGAttgattatataataataatggaTCAAAACTGATATGttaatttgaattaaaatgaaCACTTCAACAAGATAAAAAAGACCACAAAAAAACATGAAGAAAAAACTCAAATCTATGTAAAAACCATAGATTGAAGATATATAGAGAAGAGGTTGTGTAAGTTAGTTCAGTTATCAGTAACTTTCAACTAACATTTGTCAACAAAATAAACAACTTACAACTAACATTTGTCTTcttttttagaaaagaaaaagattcTTAGAAAAACCATGAGGTTGTGGAAGTTAGTTCAGTTATCAGTAACTTTCATATGCACAATGTGTTGGTGTATTTCTTGCGTTCTATGGTCACAACAAACACAACATAAAAAACACCGTCTTCCTTTTTGCAAGGTGATTGAGAGTGTACAAGTAAAACTAACAGGTAGGTTTATCAACAAACAAGTTGGTAACTTTTGCTGCAAGTAAAAATGCATATCAAACTACAAAATTGGGGGGAAAATCCGTGAATGGGGAGATATTACACGCTCCTGCATATACTTAGAATTTGTTGAATCTCGAACCCAATGAATCTCACTCATGTTTGGTGTCTCAACATAGGACATAGTAAACTCTCCTATCTTCTCTAACTTCCCTCTCTTACCCGCCCTTAAGATAAGGTTGCTGCGCTGGTAGGAAAATATGCCATTGGTTAGATAAATGATATCACCTGTATCAAAAGCATCACACTCATCTCCCCAAAGCTGAAAATGAACCGCCGCAGTCTCGTCAGCTACCAGAGCCAAACACACTTTATTCTGCCCTTCAAGTGCTGTCTTCCCTTTCTCCAACATTATAAATTTAGTGTCTATGTTGTTTTGAGCAGCAGGCACAATGTCTTTGAGAACAATCATCATCCTAAAAAAGGCCACACTTCATTACACACATAACATATAAAATTGCAGCAGCATAATCATAGACAACCCTTCATATATATTTCAATAAGTTGTTATGGATAATTAACTGGTTTTTCACTTATGAAAGCAATTTCTTTTTGgcataaatttagaaacaaacaaggcaaagaaaaataaaattaaaccttGTGTGTGTGTGAAGAACATATcaaactaaaaataaaagaatgcaaaatccAGCACACACAAACTAATACTAGTCTTAGGAATTAACCGCCATATGCGGGCACGCGTGGGTGTGTGTGTGAAGAACATATcaaactaaaaataaaagaatgcaaaatccAGCACACAGACAAACTAATACTAGTTTTAGGAATTAACTGCCACAAAAATGAGCCAAGTGGTGTGAACATATAAACAAAACTTAACTACAAGTCAGATtaaaagagaagaacatggataaCAATGAGGCAGCATGATGGATTGTCTTAGAATTTAACAATTAACACAACCTCACAAAAATCAGCTAGCAAGGTGAAGCTTATCCTCACTTATAAATGCAAGTTTATATCATATTTAGTCCAATGTAGGTCTGATAGCTAAAACCTGATAACGTGTGGCCCAACAGATCTTGGATAGATTGTAATATCATCATAATATTTTGTGTTGGATCTAACTTAACTTTACAAAACAGGTTCGTAAGATAACGATTGCCCTCATTTATAAACTTGTTCAAAGCATCTCTCGTCCAATGCGAGAGTCTCAAGAAACACCTTATCCATCCACTTTTTCTTCTTAGACAGCAACAAATATATCAACGCAGACTGATCATCCGCCTCAAAAGCCGGCTGTCCCTTAAGATTAGCAGTCAAAACCTTCCCAGCCTCTTCACGAACAGGACCTTTCGGACCCATAGGAGCCCACTCATCAAGCAAATCCAAAGACCACTGACAGTTCCTAAACAGAAAACTCCCAGTATTGATAGCAATCCACGACTTTTGCTCGAACAACAAATCAGGGTAACCATGAATAATCATATTATAGTCATCATAGTTCAACAAAGGAAGCTGAAAAACCAGGATGGAGAGTACTGTTAACTTCAGTCTCAGAAGCATTTTGTTCTGCTGAAACTGGTTTTCCACGACCAATAGAAACAGAAAAGAGTGAATCTGATCATTTTGTTCTATAATGAAATTACCAGTAAAACAGTATCACAAATTAATTCCCAAGCCATGGCCACAGTGACAACTAACCTCCAAAAACCTATGCTGCTAATAATTCTTAACTAACTTTCAACAATATAACAACAGAACCCTCACAAAAAATTATCCTAACTGAAACTAACAGAATTGCCAACTCAGTAATTCAGCTCAAATACATTTAACCAAATTCACATTCACAGCATAAATTTAAACTCATTTTCAAATGACAATTCAATTCACATGCAAATTCATGCTAGGTGGAAACAAACACGACTTACTTAAGTGCATCATAAACTAACTGCATTTCAACCAAGCTAACTCAAACCTATAGTTAAGTTGACCTGTTCTAAGCATAACTAACTATAACTTCCCTAACAGCCTACAACACAAACTAACAATACTAACAGAATCGCAGTGAACAAAAATAGAGTTAACAGAATCAAACTAACTCTCTAACCGATGGGGGAGATTTTGCAGAGAATGAAGCGTGAGTATTGTTTGAAGGATCTTCTTAGAAAACTTAAACTGAACAGAGTCGTCGCCTTAAAGAAAACTTCATGCTGTGTTTTCACGTCTACTGACACGGTACTTGAATTGTTTGCTTAAATTCAGGACACAAACTACTAAGTAGCTAATGGTTCAAAGGTGCTCTACTTCCTGCAACTCTAAATTCAGGACACAAGCTATATAATAACTTCACTGTGTCTCTTTACAAGGACAACACACATATTACAACTCAAGATTTTAAGCAAACACGTCACATTGCTAAGAAGCAGATTCAAATAACAAAATGTTTATAAATCAAACATGTATAAAGCTATTGACGCATTTTCACAAACAGCTTGTGAATGCACATATTAAGCAATATTGTAAATATAAAGGATGACCCATGTGAAttcaaataagatgaaaaagaatcCATTTATAATCCTATTGATTCATTCCTATAACATGAAGATTTAACATCAAATGAGATGAAAAATGAAAGTTGATTTTAGGAAAACTAGAGATTAAAGAGAAATGGAGATAGAAGAATACTTTTGATTTGTAATGGAGAAAATTCGACGGCGGCGCAATGACTTGACGGTGGCGGTGCAGGCGAAGCTTTGCTGAACGAAAAAAGATACAGTCTTGTGCTATTGTGCTACAGGAAATGAAGTTTCTATGAGTTTTTGGAATAAAATAAGGCCCCTTCAATGGGGCCAAAAAAAATGCATTATGCAAAGGGCCTAAAATTTTAGGCCCAAAATAAATCTCAATAATTAGGGGCTCAATATAATAGGGCTTTAATGGGGTCAAATAATTAGGGCTTTTAATTATAGGGCTTGTTTCACAGCTCTATGCGAGACTCTTAAACATTAACCGGTTGAAGGGAGGAACGAGTCAGTAAGCCAACCAACTTTCAAAACAGTGTCAGCATGCCATTCTCCTAGTTTTTTGTATGTGAGAGTTGCATTTCCAGGTTATTAGAGGATTATTTGATTTCTGTTTTCATGTACAAGCTGTGGTTGAGACTTAAGATTTGAAGCATAAGTAGAACCAGAAAAATATAGTCTATAATTGCACACACATTCTACAATCGCAATATATAAATTTTGAAATCTGCACAAAAAGCTTCACAACGGTACTTACTTTatactacatctttcataatTTTGCCGCAATATAAAGGTTTAATTTTGAGCAATATAAATATTTGCATCTTAATCACAACTGCAATGAAAATTTAAAACCATGCACACCGTGATAAATCATCCTCCTATATAACATAACAGTAGTATTTGAGAACAAAACAACAACACTTACCTATGAAATTGAATATCACACCAAACTCCAACTAAAAATTAACAACACTTATTTCTGATTTATTCCTATTTATTTTGTGCTGCACATTGATTTTcgaattatatttttcaattatagTACGGTATTTAATATAAGTAAATTGGCGGGAAGAATAAAGGGAATTGGCGGGAATTGTAATCAATATAAATAAATTGGGAGTAAATAATCGATTCAGAATCGAAAACAGAAAGAGAGAAAATGGGAAAAGACGTGAAGAGGTTTCTACTGAAAACGGAACCATCAGAGTGGTCGTGGGAGGATCAAGCCGCAAACGGCGGGATAAGCAAATGGGACGGCGttaaaaacaaacaagctcaGAAATACCTGAAATCAATGTCAATCAACGATCTCTGCTTCTTCTACCACTCCGGTACGAAGGCTCGTCGAATCGTCGGCGTTGTTACCGTCGTGAAGGAATGGTACACCGATGAAGAAGAAGACGGTGGTGCAGTGGACGTGAAGGCTGTCGGCGAGATGAGGAGAGCGGTTGATTTGAAAGAGATGAAGGATTTGAAGGATTTTGTGCTGTTGAAGCAGCCTAGGCTTTCTGTTGTTCCAGTTCCTGACCTAATTTGGGATAAGATTTGTGATTTGGGCGGTGGTTATCATGGTGATGGGAATGATGATGAATCAAACCCTAATGTTTGAATTTATGTAAATTAATCTAACAACATCTTAGTTTTTACTTTCAATATTTGAACTTTGGGATATAATTGCTTGTTTTTTTCGGTTTTCCAGTTAATTAAATATTCTGTTAAACTAAACAATTAAAATAGTTATTATATAAAGTACAGTATAAACATAGAAATTAAacagtttaaattatttatttaacacCAAAGCGAAATTTGTTTCAATCCATAATAATTTGTGATATGCTAGCTCTTTAGCCATTTTTATAGCCCTCAATGCACCATGCAGCGTAGCTTGATATGGAATTTATTTGTAGCTCAAACTGGAATTATGTTGGATTTATGATACACAATCGGATGATAGTTCATTGATAGGATTTATGTTGGAATTTAGTACTTAGTAATTTGGAATTTATTTGTAGCTCAAAATTTGTAGCAATTTCTCAAACAAACTCCTTCATCTCTTTCGTGAGTCTTCTCTCTCAATGCTCTGCTATCTATTCTATACGAATCACAACAATAAACAAAGAGAACCTCCCACCCTCTCTGCCCTATACTCTGCTTTGAccgtaacaacaacaacttcgGTTCGCATCAACAATCAACAATACGTTCACTCAGTTTCAAATcgaaaacaataaacaacacaacacaacGATACAAGTAGAGCAGCAACAACATAGCATTCACTTATACATTCAAACAACAACGACAAAATTGCATTACGTTTGAGAAGAAACGAAAACTTACAAGCTCCGAGCTAGTCCGAGAATTTCGACACCGACGATAAAGAAAACCAGAGGTAATAGATATGCTCCTTCTTCTCCTCCGAAAATAAATCGGGAAGTCTATGCCATCAGGTTGCTGGAAGTGATACACGAAGATGAAATTCAACAGAGGTTTCTGTGAGAGTTTTGGCTCTTGGATTGTCAGTGAAGGTGCGGTGATGGTTCAGCAGGTTGAAGGTTTGGTCTAATTTTTTAGGAGAATTGTCTAGCTTCAATTCAACAGCATaacattcctttttttttttcgcCTTTTAATCTGTGAACTTATATAGGCGAGAAGAGTGAAAATTGTGTGAGGAAATTGAGAGGGAAATTAGTAACAGAATTCTGAGTTTGGAAGTTTTGGAGAGGTGAATCCGTGTGAATCATTGAGGTTAATTGAGGGCCTTTGATAATTTTCAAATGGATGGTTGAGATTGATTGAATTGTGATGAAAATTTGCTTTCAATTGATTTTGCTGGAGGTAAAAAACGTGAACTCCTTTGGGGAAGGGAAAACCTGGATTGACTTTTGGGGGTCCCAATATGTAGTGACTCATTATTTTCCTACAATTGAATTAAGACAAAAAAAACACAATAATACTAAAATAATAATGGTTAAtaactaaaaactaaaaaaaaaaattaaggaaaaagattttaaaagatggaaaagattagaaaataattttaattttaattttagttagtaattcaatttcaaaaaatttaaaatttgaattaacaattaaaattgaaaatcaaaactaatattgacttaaaaaaggaaaaagacatattttgtaatttttttattaatagttAGTAAACAAAAGGACATAATCTGATGAAATAAAATGATGCGATTGAGATGAAGTCTtagggtaaaaatcagggtgcaatACTTTCAAGTTGAGTCCATCAGGCGGAAAGGATCTTCTGCTAGAAATCTAACATTTATATTACCTATTTGGGCAACAGTTATCTTTTAATGGAAGTCTACCATTTATATTACCTTTAAGGACGACAAGGATCTTCTAGTGGAAGTTCAACATTTATATTATAAGGACGGAAAGAATCTTTTAGTAGAAGTTCAACATTTTATATGAACTTGGTAATGGGTATATTTTATGGGAATACGTTAATAATCAATTTTTAAGAGAATTCGTACATTAGCTGGCTAAGCTCCTTTCTCCTTATTCTAAACAAAATATAGAAAAATGACTAATTGTAATCGTATCTCAGTTTCATTGAGTTCCACGTTATTGGGATAAGTCGTTTGTTCATCTATTTAAGGTTGTAAGCTCCTTGGGGTTGTTTATGGCATGTGTGGTAAGGGCCCTCCCAATTAGGTTGTAGTTTACCTTGCTGAACCAAAACGACTTCCTGTCTGAGCACGAGGTCGTCCTCTTGCATCTCTATTGGAACCAACTTTGAGTTGTATTTTCCACCCGCCCTCTGTTTAGAAATAAATTTCCTGATGTGAGCGACATCTCGAGTCTCGTCGATTTGGTCGGCTGCACACTTAAGCTCTACCTAATTTTCTTCTTCGTTGAATTGAGAATGCCTCCAGGTGGGTGGGTCGATTTTGACAGGTAGCACGATGTATGTACCATAAACCATTCTAAATGGAGTCTCCTTGGTTGCTGGATGTGGGGTGGTGTAATACGACCATAATACTTTGTGGAGTTGCTCAACCCACAATCCTTTGGTTTCATCTAACTTTTCTTTATCATGTATAATATTATTATGGTCGTCGATTCAGCTTGTCATTTTGTATGTGGATTAACAACGGAAATATACTTCGTTTGAACTCCCAGGTCCCGGTAGAAATTGACCATATAGGCCCTGGAAAAGCTAGCACCATTGTTAGAAATGATAACTCCTGGAAAACCAAACCTGCACCTGATTCGTTGCGAGTAGAAGCGACACACCCATTCATGAAATAATCTACTCCAACGATTGGGAAATTAGTTGGCCATATGCTATCGTAAAAAGGATTCAAGATGTCTACGCCTCATTGGTAAAATGGCCAACATGACATTATGAAGTGAAGGATTTTAGTTGGCACATGGTGTAAATTGGAATGTGTTCTTGGTCAGCCAAAGACTCAGAGGCCAATTCATCTTAAATCCACTCTATTAGATCCAAAGTATAAAGCCAATTCACGCAAGAGACAAGTTACACTCTTTAATCTCCATTTTCACTACACTCTTCCTCAATCTTGAACTGACTTGGGTGTTAGAGTGTTAACCATCCACCCTGCGCCTCCGTGATGGAGATCAACACCACCAACTCAAGACATCCAGTTCATCAACTACATCCATTTTGGTTCGTGAACCAAACATTGGCGCGTATGTGGAAAAGACTTTGGATTCCTATGCTTTCCATGATTTCTGATCCAACCTCTGAT is part of the Vicia villosa cultivar HV-30 ecotype Madison, WI linkage group LG2, Vvil1.0, whole genome shotgun sequence genome and encodes:
- the LOC131652630 gene encoding uncharacterized protein LOC131652630, whose product is MMIVLKDIVPAAQNNIDTKFIMLEKGKTALEGQNKVCLALVADETAAVHFQLWGDECDAFDTGDIIYLTNGIFSYQRSNLILRAGKRGKLEKIGEFTMSYVETPNMSEIHWVRDSTNSKYMQERVISPHSRIFPPIL
- the LOC131652629 gene encoding uncharacterized protein LOC131652629; translated protein: MGKDVKRFLLKTEPSEWSWEDQAANGGISKWDGVKNKQAQKYLKSMSINDLCFFYHSGTKARRIVGVVTVVKEWYTDEEEDGGAVDVKAVGEMRRAVDLKEMKDLKDFVLLKQPRLSVVPVPDLIWDKICDLGGGYHGDGNDDESNPNV